Genomic segment of Pseudothermotoga hypogea DSM 11164 = NBRC 106472:
AACCGCAGAGGCCACGTCCTCAGTAACTGTGCCCGACTTCGGGGACGGCATCAGGCCACGAGGTCCAAGGATCTTTCCGAGCCTTCCAACGGACTTCATCATGTCTGGTGTGGCGATAGCCACGTCAAAATCTGTAAAGCCTTCGTTCAGGATTTTTTCTACCAGTTCGTCTCCCCCCACAATGTCTGCTCCTGCCTTCTTGGCCTCTTCGGCTTTCTCACCTTTGGCAAAAACCAATACCCTAACTGTTCTTCCAGTTCCGTGCGGTAGAACGACAGTTCCTCTGAGTTGTTGTTCTGGTCTCCTTGGATCTATGTTTGTCGCAAGGTGCAGTTCCACGGTTTCATCGAACTTTGCTGTTGCGTTTTTCTTAACCAGTTCTATAGCTTCATCGATGCTGTAGAACTTCGTTCTGTCAACTCTCTGTCTGATTTCCAGGTACCTTTTGGAGTGTCTCGGCATAAAGCCTCCTCCTTTTGGTGTTAGTCTACCACTTCGATGCCCATGCTCTTCGCGGTGCCTTCAATGATTCTCATGGCCGCTTCCAAATCGTTTGCGGTCAGGTCGGGCATCTTGAGCTTGGCAATCTCTTCGATCTGTTTTCTCGTGACTTTCCCAACGATCTTCCTCTTGGGTTCACCCGAACCACTCTCTATGTTCGCCGCCCTCTTCAGCAGGAAGGATGCAGGTGGCGTTTTCACAACAAAGCTGAAGGAACGGTCTTCGTAGACTGTTATGATGACAGGCAGAATCATTCCCGCTTTGTCTGCGGTCTCAGCGTTGAACCTTTTGCAGAACTCCATTATGTTAACGCCACGCTGACCAAGGGCGGGACCAACCGGAGGTGCGGGTGTTGCCTTACCAGCAGGAAGTTGCAGTTTAACTTGTGCTACGACTTTCTTAGCCATTCGAGTTTCCCTCCTCTGTGGTTACTGGGATCGACTCCCTCCCACTCGTTCACTGGATCTTCTCCACTTCAGAGACCCTCACCGTCACAGGTGTCTCACGACCAAAGATGGTGACGGCGACCCTGAGCTCTTGTTTGACAGGATCTATCTCTTTCACAACGCCAGCGAAGTCTTCAAACGGACCGGAGGTTATCTTCACAACGTCTCCTACCTTTATATCCATCTCAACGCGCACAGGTTTCGCTCTTTCTTCGAACGCTTCGATACCCGCCAGTCTCAGGATCGCTCGAGCTTCACGTTGCTTAAGTTGTAAAGGCTGTCCACCGGACGCGACAAAGTCTATTATGCCTGGAACGGTCCTCGCAAACTGCCAAGTATCGTCGTTCATCATCATCTCGACGAATATGTAACCAGGGAACATTCTTTTCTTCTGTGTCTTTGCGATCCTTATCTCCTTGCGCGTTCCCATGTCTACAACCTCGACGCGCCCGTCTATGCTGGAGTATATCTTCCTGCCTTCAGCGAGTAATTCACCGTTTCTGACTTGCTTACCCTTGTAAATCCTGTTTGCATCGTACAGTTCGTATGGGATGTGGTAAACATCTATCTCTCCATTTTCCTGTTGAACTTCAACACGTTTGACTCGTTCGCTCTCAATCACTTTACCATCTATTTCGCAAATGTACTCTCCATCCTGGGTCAGTGGCATTCCCTGTCTTATACGGGCACCCACCTTGATACCGCTCACGATTTTGGAACTTTCTGGGATGACGTACGTCTTCGAGTACTTCTTGTCTATAGTTTCGATCGTTATCTTCCTGCAATTCTTCACGGACACTATCGTTCCGCTGTGCCTTGCGTGGATCGCTGGTTCTTCTGCGAGAAGATCGCCCTTCTTTACATCAGAACCGGTCTTGATATGCAGTTTTGCGTTCGGAGACACTGAAAACCTTTTCAAGGATTTACCCGTCGCATCTATGATCGTTTCCTCAGGGATAACGATACGGCCGAAAAACCTTTCGTATCCGGCAGATCTTATCTTGGTCAGCAGATTTTCTTTCGCGCTTTCCTCCTGGCCCGCCATCGTCCTGAGGATATACCAAGCTTTTCGCATTCACATCACCCAATACCAAGTGCGCGCAGTATCGCTCTTATACCTCCGGAGAGAGCCAGATCGAGCAGAAAGAAATAAACCCCCATCACGACGAGGATCAGGATGACAACCGAGGTGGAGACCAACAATTCCTGTCGGTTGGGCCAGTGAGCCCTTTTCGCTTCTCCCCAGACTTCTCGGAAGAACTTCTTGAGTTTTTCCACGATTATCCCTCCGCGCGGCGCAAAAAATTGGCAGGGCCGGCAGGACTCGAACCTGCAACCGCCGATTTTGGAGACCGGCGCTCTACCCAGTTGAGCTACGGCCCTGCGTCATTTGGTTTCAACGTGTTCCGTGTGTTTATTGCAATTCGGACAATATTTCCTGAGACTCAGTTTTGTCTTCTTGGTGTTGTTCTTCTCCGTGTAATAGTTCTTGTGCCCACAGACAGAACACTTCAGGGCTATCTTAATCGTCATCTCTTACACCTCTTTCGATTGAGAAATCAAATGGTGGTGAGGGGAGGATTTGAACCTCCGAAGGCGATCCGCCAGCGGATTTACAGTCCGCCCCCTTAGGCCACTCGGGCACCTCACCACCCAGTTTGGGTTGGAGCCAGCGAAGGGACTCGAACCCCCAACCTGCTGATTACAAGTCAGCCGCTCTGCCGGTTGAGCTACGCTGGCCCGTGACCCTGAAAATTATACGCGATAGCGCATCGTGTTGTCAATGATCAACCGCAATGACTAAAATACTACAACTTTGCGGCATTTGCCATTAAATGTTCGTTATCTCAGCGTTGCAATTCATTTCAGCCAGGGTCTGAGATCCTCCACCACGAAGTCCAGACCGAGTTTTCTGAGTGTCTCTTCCGTCGGTATACCACGATCGTCCCAGCCGCGTATTTTGTAATACTCGCTCAGCAGTTCATCGTAACGTTCAGGATCCAGATGCTGACCATCCACACCATCTTCAAACCAGCGCTTCGGTGGATAATCCATCTTTCTGTCCCAATCACCTTTGAATTCCCTCACCCAATAGGACCTTACAAGAGAATAGACTCTGTCTGCGGCTATGTAGATGTCATCGAGCGTGTAATTCTTGCCCACGATACTGCTCAAGATCTTTGCGTACCATTCGAGATCGAGTCCAAGTTCCACCCATGGGAGTCTGCAAGCTGTGAGCATCTCAAACATACCACCCCTGATCCTCTGCTGTTCAACCACCTTTTTGGCTTTCTCTGGCGAATAGTTCATCACGTACTCCTTGCCCGACGAATCTTCCATTGGTGTCGAACCGATCTCCCACGCTATGACCCAAGCTTCTTTGTGGTGAGCGCCGATCGCACACGTTCCATACGCGAGTGCCATGGCCGGGTATATGTAGCAGTTGTAAGCAGAAACCTCCAAGCCCTTGACGTGCATCGCGATCTCCTCGAGTCCGAGTTGTTCGGCAGCCCTCTTGACGCCCTCGGCCAAAAGGTTGCCCGTTTCACCCTGCCTGAAGACTATTTTCTTCGTCAATTCCAATGCACCTTCGTAATCTCCAAACTTTGGGGCCTCTTTCAGAGCTCCACGTTCAGCAGCCTCCATCGCAAATCCCAGTACAGCACCCAGAGAGATCGTGTCGACTCCGAACTCGTCGGCCAATCTGTTTATGTGAGCAACCCTGTTCAGGAAGGCGATTCCTGTGTTTGGGCCGAGCATTCCAACGTTCTCGTAGTCGAGTTCGCTCTCTTTTCCTTCGATGTCCAGCACCACATTTCCGCAGGCCATGTTGCAGTTTGGACAGCCCCTTCGTGAGATCTTCATCGCTTCCATCGCATATCCATCAACTGTTCTGGCGTACTCGAACTTAACCTGCGAGAAATTCCTCGTCGGGAGTGCCCTGTTTTTGTTCGCCCATTCGATGGTGGCCATGGTGCCCTGACGTATCCAGAAGCTGTAAGCAGGTAGGGTGGGGATGAGCTTAAAAACTTCTCGCGTGTATTTCTCAAAGTTTTCTCTATCCTTCACCTCTACATCTTTTGTACCCCTCACAACTATGGCCTTCAGTTTCTTACTTCCCATCACCGCGCCGATACCGGGTCTTCCCCCTGCTCTTCCCTCCTGGGATATCACGACCGAGTACTTCACCAGATTCTCTCCAGCCGGTCCGATGCTCAGAACACCCACGTTCCCGTGAACCTGCTTGAGCCTTTTCTCCGTTTCGAAGGTCGACAGCCCCCAGAGTCCTTCGGCGCTCATTATCTGAACCACATCGTCGTCAACGTAGAGGTACACGGGTCTGTCCGATGCACCCTCGACGATGATCGCCATGTAACCAGCCTTTCTCAGGTGCATCGAGACCATGGTCCCAATGTTACCATCGCCGTAACCACCGGTGAGAGGGCTTTTCGCCGCGACCACGAGTTTTCCACCGCTCGGAGTCCTCAATC
This window contains:
- the rplA gene encoding 50S ribosomal protein L1 — encoded protein: MPRHSKRYLEIRQRVDRTKFYSIDEAIELVKKNATAKFDETVELHLATNIDPRRPEQQLRGTVVLPHGTGRTVRVLVFAKGEKAEEAKKAGADIVGGDELVEKILNEGFTDFDVAIATPDMMKSVGRLGKILGPRGLMPSPKSGTVTEDVASAVKEFKMGRIEVRSDKTGSIHLPIGKCSFDSQKLRENLISAYKQIVSMRPAGIKGQFLRKAVLTSTMGVGVKLNMSELEAAKI
- the rplK gene encoding 50S ribosomal protein L11, giving the protein MAKKVVAQVKLQLPAGKATPAPPVGPALGQRGVNIMEFCKRFNAETADKAGMILPVIITVYEDRSFSFVVKTPPASFLLKRAANIESGSGEPKRKIVGKVTRKQIEEIAKLKMPDLTANDLEAAMRIIEGTAKSMGIEVVD
- the nusG gene encoding transcription termination/antitermination protein NusG — encoded protein: MRKAWYILRTMAGQEESAKENLLTKIRSAGYERFFGRIVIPEETIIDATGKSLKRFSVSPNAKLHIKTGSDVKKGDLLAEEPAIHARHSGTIVSVKNCRKITIETIDKKYSKTYVIPESSKIVSGIKVGARIRQGMPLTQDGEYICEIDGKVIESERVKRVEVQQENGEIDVYHIPYELYDANRIYKGKQVRNGELLAEGRKIYSSIDGRVEVVDMGTRKEIRIAKTQKKRMFPGYIFVEMMMNDDTWQFARTVPGIIDFVASGGQPLQLKQREARAILRLAGIEAFEERAKPVRVEMDIKVGDVVKITSGPFEDFAGVVKEIDPVKQELRVAVTIFGRETPVTVRVSEVEKIQ
- the secE gene encoding preprotein translocase subunit SecE, with product MEKLKKFFREVWGEAKRAHWPNRQELLVSTSVVILILVVMGVYFFLLDLALSGGIRAILRALGIG
- the rpmG gene encoding 50S ribosomal protein L33, which gives rise to MTIKIALKCSVCGHKNYYTEKNNTKKTKLSLRKYCPNCNKHTEHVETK
- a CDS encoding aldehyde ferredoxin oxidoreductase family protein, translating into MILRVNLTTKKISKEPIDEKILDQFIGARGLAAKILWDEVKGVDPLSPDNKLIIAAGPFNGLRTPSGGKLVVAAKSPLTGGYGDGNIGTMVSMHLRKAGYMAIIVEGASDRPVYLYVDDDVVQIMSAEGLWGLSTFETEKRLKQVHGNVGVLSIGPAGENLVKYSVVISQEGRAGGRPGIGAVMGSKKLKAIVVRGTKDVEVKDRENFEKYTREVFKLIPTLPAYSFWIRQGTMATIEWANKNRALPTRNFSQVKFEYARTVDGYAMEAMKISRRGCPNCNMACGNVVLDIEGKESELDYENVGMLGPNTGIAFLNRVAHINRLADEFGVDTISLGAVLGFAMEAAERGALKEAPKFGDYEGALELTKKIVFRQGETGNLLAEGVKRAAEQLGLEEIAMHVKGLEVSAYNCYIYPAMALAYGTCAIGAHHKEAWVIAWEIGSTPMEDSSGKEYVMNYSPEKAKKVVEQQRIRGGMFEMLTACRLPWVELGLDLEWYAKILSSIVGKNYTLDDIYIAADRVYSLVRSYWVREFKGDWDRKMDYPPKRWFEDGVDGQHLDPERYDELLSEYYKIRGWDDRGIPTEETLRKLGLDFVVEDLRPWLK